One Azotobacter salinestris DNA window includes the following coding sequences:
- a CDS encoding DUF1819 family protein translates to MTVQVFSYDSDLTGGSLQVRECRVIADLLLRHASPEQWHDAIQQQNLLQKRSPASARRVAQALRKRLERLDEPFWRAIRDGDDELATQVAFCTALERNLLLVEFIETVLADAFITRAETLEPWQWSDFLDDCSHRDPAIGNWTESSRKKMGQVVFRMLAEAGLLRSTRSMKLQPLLVRPEVRTLLDDSHRQRIKACLEVSGAAVQ, encoded by the coding sequence GTGACCGTGCAAGTATTCAGCTATGACTCGGACCTGACCGGCGGCTCACTGCAGGTGCGCGAATGCCGTGTCATCGCCGACCTGTTGCTACGTCATGCCAGCCCCGAGCAGTGGCATGACGCAATCCAGCAACAGAACCTGCTGCAAAAGCGCAGCCCGGCATCGGCCAGACGTGTGGCCCAGGCGCTGCGCAAGCGCTTGGAACGGCTGGATGAGCCCTTCTGGCGGGCCATTCGCGACGGCGATGATGAGCTGGCTACCCAGGTGGCCTTCTGCACGGCATTGGAGCGCAATTTGTTGCTGGTGGAGTTCATCGAGACTGTACTGGCAGACGCCTTTATCACCCGGGCAGAAACCCTGGAGCCGTGGCAGTGGAGCGATTTTCTCGACGACTGCAGCCATCGTGACCCAGCCATCGGCAATTGGACCGAATCCAGCCGCAAGAAGATGGGCCAGGTTGTCTTTCGCATGCTCGCCGAGGCCGGCCTTTTACGCAGCACCCGCAGCATGAAACTCCAGCCCCTGCTGGTACGACCCGAAGTCAGAACCCTGCTGGACGACAGTCACCGCCAGCGCATCAAAGCCTGTCTGGAAGTATCCGGCGCCGCTGTGCAGTAG